Proteins encoded together in one Hevea brasiliensis isolate MT/VB/25A 57/8 chromosome 16, ASM3005281v1, whole genome shotgun sequence window:
- the LOC110633917 gene encoding methionine gamma-lyase, translating to MAHTKSHAFLLSGKKRPNQDEFDGDDLFLSKKSLLLSPAVTYGDDPVAALAAARHEFGEHGGVNMSIEASATFTVMEPDTMRRMFSGELGPDRDFFIYSRHFNPTVLNLGRQMAALEGTEAAYCTASGMSAISSVLLQLCSSGGHVVASRALYGGTHALLSHFLPRACNITTTFVEIGDVEMVKNAIVEGKTKVFYFESMSNPTLTVANIPELSRIAHEKGVMVVVDNTFAPVVLSPARLGADVVVHSISKFISGGADIIAGAVCGPASLVNSMMDLHQGTLMLLGPTMNAKVAFELSGRIPHLGLRMKEHCHRAMEFATRMKKLGLKVNYPGLEDHPQHELLKSMANKDYGYGALLCLDMETEERANRLMQHLQNFTQFGLMAVSLGYYETLMSVSGSSTSSEMSAEEKKLAGISPGLIRMSVGYIGTLEQKWSQFEKALLRMQDSGFTYKNSVSAVTK from the exons ATGGCTCACACCAAATCCCATGCCTTTCTTTTATCTGGGAAGAAGAGACCCAACCAAGATGAATTTGACGGGGACGATCTTTTTCTTTCCAAGAAATCCTTGCTTTTGTCTCCTGCTGTAACCTACGGTGACGATCCCGTCGCTGCATTAGCTGCCGCACGCCATGAGTTCGGTGAACATGGAGGCGTTAACATGTCTATCGAGGCCTCCGCCACCTTCACTGTCATGGAGCCCGACACTATGCGCCGCATGTTCTCCGGCGAGCTGGGCCCTGATCGGGACTTCTTCATCTACAGTCGCCACTTCAACCCCACCGTCTTGAATCTTGGCCGCCAGATGGCCGCCCTGGAAGGAACCGAGGCCGCCTATTGCACTGCTAGCG GTATGTCTGCGATATCCTCGGTGTTATTGCAACTTTGCAGCAGTGGAGGACACGTGGTGGCTTCGAGGGCTCTGTATGGTGGGACTCACGCCCTGTTGAGCCATTTCTTACCGAGGGCGTGCAACATAACGACGACGTTTGTTGAAATTGGAGATGTAGAAATGGTGAAAAATGCCATAGTTGAAGGCAAAACCAAGGTGTTTTACTTCGAGTCCATGTCGAATCCTACTCTCACCGTAGCTAATATCCCTGAACTCAGCAGAATTGCCCATGAGAAAGGTGTGATGGTGGTTGTGGACAACACTTTTGCCCCAGTGGTCCTGTCTCCGGCACGTCTAGGGGCGGACGTGGTTGTGCATAGTATTTCCAAGTTCATCAGCGGCGGAGCTGATATCATTGCAG GTGCTGTTTGTGGGCCGGCCAGCCTTGTGAACTCAATGATGGACCTTCATCAAGGGACTTTGATGCTTCTTGGGCCTACAATGAACGCCAAGGTGGCCTTTGAGTTGTCAGGGAGGATTCCTCATTTGGGCCTCAGAATGAAGGAACATTGCCACCGAGCGATGGAGTTTGCAACAAGAATGAAGAAACTAGGCCTCAAAGTCAACTACCCAGGCCTTGAAGACCACCCACAACATGAGCTCCTCAAGTCCATGGCTAATAAGGACTATGGATATGGTGCACTTCTCTGCCTTGACATGGAGACTGAGGAAAGGGCTAACAGATTGATGCAGCACTTGCAGAACTTCACCCAATTTGGGTTAATGGCTGTGAGCTTGGGCTACTATGAGACCTTAATGTCAGTCTCTGGTAGTAGCACTAGTAGTGAAATGAGTGCGGAGGAAAAGAAATTAGCTGGAATCTCACCTGGGCTAATCAGGATGTCTGTTGGGTACATAGGCACTTTGGAGCAGAAATGGAGCCAATTCGAGAAGGCGCTTTTGAGAATGCAGGACTCAGGCTTCACTTACAAGAATTCAGTTTCTGCTGTTACCAAATAG